The Thermoflavifilum sp. genome contains a region encoding:
- the atpH gene encoding ATP synthase F1 subunit delta has protein sequence MRNQLVASRYAKSLIELAQSMSLLEAVYQDARLLNQMCKESRQWTTFLKSPVIKPDKKEKVVEQLLKERVHTLTYQFIRLLIKKGREAYLPEIALAVIDQYFAIKDIHRVSITTAVPVSQSTCELIVRKLQEALGWTQVELQTQVDPRLIGGFILQTGDRLLDASIYHQLQEIKKQFLDTSYVYNIR, from the coding sequence GTGAGAAATCAGCTTGTTGCTTCACGATATGCCAAATCATTGATAGAGCTCGCCCAGAGCATGTCTCTGCTCGAAGCCGTATATCAGGATGCAAGGCTATTGAACCAGATGTGTAAGGAAAGCCGGCAGTGGACGACCTTTCTGAAAAGCCCGGTAATCAAGCCCGATAAAAAAGAAAAAGTTGTTGAACAATTACTCAAAGAACGCGTACACACGCTGACCTATCAATTCATCCGCTTGCTCATCAAAAAAGGGCGCGAAGCTTATTTGCCGGAAATTGCCCTTGCTGTTATTGACCAGTATTTTGCCATAAAAGATATCCATCGGGTAAGCATTACCACTGCCGTGCCCGTAAGCCAGTCGACCTGTGAGCTTATCGTGCGCAAATTACAGGAAGCCCTGGGATGGACGCAGGTGGAATTGCAAACACAGGTTGATCCACGGCTCATCGGCGGGTTTATATTGCAAACCGGCGATCGCTTGCTCGATGCCAGCATCTATCATCAGTTGCAGGAAATAAAAAAACAATTCCTCGATACCAGTTATGTGTACAATATTCGATAA
- the atpE gene encoding ATP synthase F0 subunit C — protein MVSLGILLAADGLAKMGAAIGAGFAAIGAGIGIGQIGRNAMDAIARQPEVVGEIRSNMIIMAALVEGVALFAVVVAVLALFVG, from the coding sequence ATGGTTTCATTAGGGATTTTACTGGCAGCCGACGGACTGGCAAAGATGGGTGCAGCTATCGGAGCCGGATTTGCGGCTATTGGAGCCGGCATCGGCATCGGCCAGATTGGCCGCAATGCTATGGATGCCATTGCCCGTCAGCCCGAAGTGGTGGGCGAGATTCGTTCCAACATGATTATCATGGCCGCCCTGGTGGAAGGGGTTGCGCTCTTCGCCGTGGTAGTGGCTGTGCTGGCGCTGTTCGTCGGTTAA
- the rsmA gene encoding 16S rRNA (adenine(1518)-N(6)/adenine(1519)-N(6))-dimethyltransferase RsmA, translating to MYQIRKSLGQHFLQDENISRKIIQALAYQPGEAVLEVGPGLGALTKYLMQLPQIHYRAVEIDREKVAYLLKQYPHLEGLVQQGDVLEMELPFITPFKLIGNFPYQITSGILFRIMEWKARLQLVVGMVQKEVAQRICSQPHQKTYGMLSVLLQTWFRIEYLFDVSPHCFFPPPRVQSAVIRLEPKQQMPLITDEKSYIHLVKTAFQQRRKMLRNALRHVFSAEQLQHPVFQLRAEQLSWEDYLQLYDWYITSQT from the coding sequence ATGTATCAGATTCGTAAATCGTTAGGCCAGCATTTTCTTCAGGATGAAAACATTTCCCGGAAAATCATACAAGCATTAGCGTATCAACCCGGTGAGGCCGTGCTGGAAGTGGGTCCGGGATTGGGTGCATTAACCAAATACTTAATGCAGTTGCCACAGATTCATTATAGGGCAGTGGAAATTGATCGGGAGAAGGTGGCTTATTTGCTGAAACAATATCCTCATCTGGAAGGATTGGTGCAGCAGGGCGATGTGCTGGAGATGGAATTGCCGTTTATCACGCCATTCAAATTGATTGGTAATTTTCCCTATCAGATTACATCGGGCATTCTATTCCGGATTATGGAGTGGAAAGCGCGTTTGCAACTGGTCGTGGGTATGGTACAGAAAGAGGTGGCCCAACGGATTTGCAGCCAGCCCCATCAGAAGACATACGGCATGTTGAGTGTGTTATTGCAAACCTGGTTTCGAATAGAATATTTGTTTGACGTATCACCACATTGTTTTTTTCCACCGCCTCGCGTACAATCGGCCGTCATCAGGCTCGAGCCTAAACAGCAGATGCCCTTGATTACAGATGAAAAATCATACATCCATCTGGTTAAAACAGCTTTTCAACAACGGCGCAAGATGCTGCGTAATGCTTTGAGGCATGTATTTTCCGCGGAACAACTGCAGCATCCTGTTTTTCAGCTACGTGCCGAGCAGTTGAGCTGGGAAGATTATTTACAACTGTATGATTGGTATATCACCAGCCAGACATAA
- the atpA gene encoding F0F1 ATP synthase subunit alpha — protein sequence MAEIKPDEISAILREQLAHLDTEVSLEEVGTVLEVGDGIARIYGLEHVRSGELVEFENGVKAIALNLEEDNVGVVLMGDYTGIREGDHVRRTGKIASIKVGEALVGRVINTLGEPIDGKGPITGDLYEMPLERKAPGVIYREPVKQPLQTGIKAIDAMIPIGRGQRELIIGDRQTGKTAIAIDTIINQREFYEAGEPVYCIYVAIGQKASTVAGVMKTLSDHGAMDYTVIVSATAADPAPLQFYAPFAGAAIGEYFRDTGRPALIVYDDLSKQAVAYREVSLLLRRPPGREAYPGDVFYLHSRLLERAAKIIDDDEVARQMNDLPDSIRHLVKGGGSLTALPIIETQAGDVSAYIPTNVISITDGQIFLESNLFNAGIRPAINVGISVSRVGGNAQIKSMKKVAGTLKLDQALYRDMEAFAKFGGDLDAATRAVLDKGARNVEILKQPQYAPYPVEKQIAIIYLGTNNLLSEIPVSKVREFEAAFLQEMELRLPEVLAEFKKGNLPEDGIRKMVELAKELTPRFK from the coding sequence ATGGCAGAGATTAAACCAGATGAAATATCCGCTATTCTCCGGGAACAGCTGGCGCACCTGGATACCGAAGTATCGCTCGAGGAGGTGGGTACCGTGCTTGAAGTAGGCGATGGCATTGCCCGTATCTATGGCCTGGAACATGTACGCTCGGGTGAGCTGGTAGAGTTTGAAAATGGCGTGAAAGCCATTGCGCTGAACCTTGAAGAAGATAATGTAGGCGTGGTGCTGATGGGCGATTACACGGGCATTCGCGAAGGCGATCACGTGCGTCGTACCGGCAAAATCGCTTCCATTAAAGTGGGAGAAGCCCTTGTTGGCCGCGTGATCAATACCTTAGGCGAGCCGATTGATGGTAAGGGCCCGATTACGGGTGATCTGTATGAAATGCCCCTGGAAAGAAAAGCTCCGGGTGTGATTTACAGAGAACCTGTGAAACAACCCCTCCAGACCGGAATTAAGGCTATCGATGCCATGATTCCCATTGGCCGGGGTCAGCGTGAATTAATTATCGGCGATCGACAGACCGGCAAGACCGCCATCGCAATAGATACCATCATCAACCAGCGCGAGTTTTACGAAGCCGGCGAACCCGTATATTGTATTTATGTGGCCATCGGACAGAAAGCCTCCACAGTAGCCGGTGTGATGAAAACGCTGAGCGATCATGGAGCTATGGATTATACCGTGATTGTTTCGGCTACAGCTGCAGACCCGGCCCCCTTGCAGTTTTATGCTCCATTTGCCGGTGCAGCCATTGGAGAATATTTCCGCGATACCGGTCGCCCGGCATTGATTGTATACGATGATTTAAGTAAACAAGCTGTTGCCTACCGCGAGGTTTCGCTGCTGCTGCGCAGGCCACCGGGCCGGGAAGCTTATCCGGGCGACGTGTTTTACCTGCATTCCCGCCTGCTTGAACGGGCAGCCAAGATTATCGACGATGATGAAGTAGCCCGCCAGATGAATGATTTGCCCGATAGCATCCGTCATCTGGTGAAAGGGGGAGGTTCACTTACTGCCCTTCCGATCATCGAAACTCAGGCAGGCGATGTTTCGGCTTATATTCCCACCAACGTGATCTCGATTACCGACGGACAAATCTTCCTGGAATCGAATCTGTTTAACGCGGGCATCCGGCCGGCTATTAACGTGGGTATTTCCGTGAGCCGTGTGGGCGGTAACGCACAAATTAAGTCGATGAAAAAGGTGGCAGGTACCCTGAAGCTTGATCAGGCCCTGTATCGCGATATGGAAGCCTTTGCCAAATTTGGCGGTGACCTGGATGCTGCTACCCGCGCCGTGCTTGACAAGGGAGCCCGGAACGTGGAAATCCTGAAACAGCCGCAATACGCACCCTACCCCGTTGAAAAGCAAATTGCCATCATATATCTCGGAACCAACAACCTGCTGAGCGAAATTCCGGTGTCGAAGGTCAGGGAGTTTGAAGCCGCCTTCCTGCAGGAAATGGAATTGCGATTGCCCGAGGTGCTGGCCGAATTCAAGAAAGGCAATCTACCCGAAGATGGTATTCGTAAAATGGTTGAACTGGCAAAGGAGTTAACGCCAAGGTTTAAATAG
- the atpB gene encoding F0F1 ATP synthase subunit A: MTGNSIKVATVARFIISCLLLFGIYSSAQAAEPGFRPDKVIMEHISDAHDWHFFTINNHPVVWHLPVILYVPKQGFTIFSSAKFEEGRVPHDGFQLLTEDYIEKHHLDPQKYLEGHIIAVHADGSPNLDKPVYDLSLTRNVIQMMLAAALMIFLFTGVAKRYQQAPHQAPHGWQNAIEPFVLFIRDDVARAFLGDKAEKYLPYLLTVFFFIWINALLGLIPGSANVPGNIAFTGVLALITLFFIVISSTKAYWGHMLWPPDVPIFVKFILIPVEILSFFTKPFALMIRLFANMLAGHLIIISILSLIFIFGGLAVAAGWGFSIVSVAFTVFMYFVELLVGLIQAYIFASLSALFISQAFETGHHHGSEEEAVI, translated from the coding sequence ATGACTGGAAATTCTATAAAAGTGGCTACGGTGGCCCGTTTCATCATTTCCTGCCTGCTTTTGTTCGGAATATATTCATCTGCGCAGGCGGCGGAGCCTGGTTTCCGGCCCGATAAGGTAATCATGGAGCATATCAGCGATGCGCACGACTGGCATTTTTTCACCATCAACAACCATCCCGTCGTCTGGCATTTGCCCGTGATTTTATACGTACCCAAACAGGGATTCACGATTTTTTCTTCGGCAAAATTTGAAGAAGGTCGGGTGCCTCACGATGGATTTCAACTGCTCACCGAAGATTATATTGAAAAACACCACCTCGATCCGCAGAAATATCTGGAAGGCCATATCATTGCCGTACATGCTGATGGATCGCCCAATCTGGATAAACCGGTGTATGATCTCTCACTCACCCGTAATGTAATCCAGATGATGCTGGCGGCTGCCTTGATGATATTCTTATTTACCGGGGTAGCGAAACGTTACCAACAGGCGCCCCATCAGGCTCCTCATGGCTGGCAGAATGCCATTGAACCCTTTGTACTGTTTATCCGGGATGATGTAGCACGCGCTTTTCTGGGTGATAAGGCCGAAAAATATTTGCCGTATTTGCTGACGGTGTTCTTTTTTATCTGGATCAATGCTTTGCTGGGTTTGATACCGGGTTCGGCTAATGTGCCCGGCAATATTGCATTTACCGGCGTGCTGGCGCTGATTACGCTCTTTTTCATTGTGATCAGTTCCACAAAGGCTTACTGGGGGCATATGCTCTGGCCGCCGGATGTGCCCATTTTCGTGAAATTCATTCTGATACCGGTTGAGATTTTAAGTTTTTTCACCAAACCTTTTGCGTTGATGATCCGGTTGTTCGCGAATATGCTGGCGGGGCATTTGATCATCATCAGCATTCTGTCGTTGATTTTCATATTTGGTGGACTGGCTGTGGCGGCGGGCTGGGGCTTTTCCATTGTATCTGTGGCGTTTACGGTGTTCATGTATTTTGTGGAGTTGCTGGTAGGGCTCATCCAGGCCTATATTTTCGCCAGTCTTTCGGCTCTTTTTATTTCACAGGCATTTGAAACGGGCCATCACCACGGGTCAGAAGAAGAAGCAGTCATTTAG
- the pdxA gene encoding 4-hydroxythreonine-4-phosphate dehydrogenase PdxA, which yields MSNISLKPIIGITCGDLNGIGIELIIKTFSDNRMLDQCTPVIYASSRTINFYRKQLNEYPLNFQILRDFQRLQPRHVYVYNCWDEEVNITPGQLTEAGGQYAIRALKTAADHARKGWIQGLVTAPIHKANTHSSGFPYTGHTGFLRDFFEVSDVLMLMIADAWKVGLVSEHIPIREVADSINEQTIASKIEILRKSLIRDFAIEMPRIAVLGLNPHAGDEGHIGTEEKNMLAPLIQSLRQQGVMVFGPYSADAFFARAQYLHFHAVLAMYHDQGLIPFKSLIQEPGVNFTAGLPIVRTSPDHGTAFDIAGKNMADPSSFRQAVFACIDILRNRLAYDESTRNPLKKSELQPE from the coding sequence ATGAGCAATATTTCTCTCAAGCCCATCATCGGCATTACCTGTGGTGATTTGAACGGAATAGGTATTGAGCTGATCATTAAAACCTTCAGTGATAACCGGATGCTTGATCAGTGCACACCGGTGATCTATGCTTCTTCAAGAACCATTAACTTTTACAGAAAGCAACTGAATGAGTATCCGCTGAATTTTCAGATTCTTCGCGATTTTCAGCGCCTGCAACCCCGACATGTATATGTGTATAATTGCTGGGATGAGGAAGTAAATATCACACCCGGACAGCTCACCGAGGCCGGCGGGCAATATGCCATCAGGGCACTGAAGACGGCCGCCGATCATGCGCGTAAAGGCTGGATTCAGGGCCTGGTCACCGCGCCGATCCATAAAGCCAACACCCACTCGTCCGGGTTCCCTTATACCGGTCATACCGGCTTCTTGCGCGATTTTTTTGAGGTTTCCGATGTGCTCATGCTCATGATTGCCGATGCATGGAAAGTAGGTCTGGTTAGCGAACATATCCCCATCCGCGAGGTGGCTGATTCCATTAACGAGCAAACGATAGCCAGTAAAATTGAAATCCTGCGCAAGAGCTTGATTCGCGATTTTGCTATTGAAATGCCGCGCATAGCCGTGCTGGGGCTAAATCCGCATGCTGGCGACGAAGGCCATATCGGTACCGAAGAAAAAAACATGTTAGCACCACTTATCCAGTCGCTGCGCCAGCAGGGCGTGATGGTATTCGGCCCTTACAGTGCTGATGCTTTTTTTGCCAGAGCCCAATACCTGCATTTCCATGCGGTGCTGGCCATGTACCATGACCAGGGATTGATTCCATTCAAATCACTCATCCAAGAACCGGGGGTAAATTTCACCGCCGGCCTGCCCATTGTGCGCACTTCTCCCGACCATGGTACGGCTTTCGACATTGCTGGTAAAAACATGGCCGACCCCTCTTCATTTCGCCAGGCCGTATTTGCGTGTATCGATATTTTGCGCAATCGCCTGGCATACGATGAAAGCACGCGCAATCCGTTGAAAAAATCAGAGCTTCAGCCGGAATAA
- a CDS encoding NAD(P)-dependent oxidoreductase: protein MTKVLITAKTHPYLIDHLKEKGYQVLYHPAISYEEAYQLIHECAGLVVTTRIPVDRRLIDRGIHLQWIARLGSGMELIDVAYATSKGIRCVSSPEGNADAVGEHAVGMLIALLRNFRISDHELKQGIWEREKNRGFEIGGKVVGIIGYGHTGSAFARKLSGFGATILAYDKYKTGFGDAYVQEVSLETIFRQADIVSLHVPLTEETHHMVNHKFIRSFTVPVYLINTSRGAVVHTRDLVEALREERIAGACLDVLENERIDQLSETEREDFHYLLHHPRVIITPHIAGYTHEASLKMAQTVLHKLGI, encoded by the coding sequence ATGACAAAAGTTTTGATTACCGCAAAAACGCATCCATACCTGATCGATCATCTCAAGGAAAAGGGGTATCAGGTGTTATATCATCCGGCCATCAGCTATGAAGAAGCTTATCAGCTCATCCACGAATGTGCGGGTCTGGTGGTAACCACACGTATTCCGGTTGATCGCCGGCTTATTGATCGGGGTATTCATTTGCAGTGGATTGCCCGGTTAGGCTCGGGCATGGAATTGATTGATGTAGCTTATGCCACATCGAAAGGTATTCGATGTGTGAGCAGTCCGGAAGGCAACGCCGATGCCGTGGGTGAGCATGCAGTAGGTATGCTGATAGCCCTGTTGCGCAATTTCAGGATCAGTGATCATGAGCTTAAACAGGGCATCTGGGAGCGAGAAAAAAATCGCGGCTTTGAGATAGGCGGGAAGGTGGTGGGTATCATCGGGTATGGGCACACCGGTTCGGCATTTGCCCGCAAGCTGAGCGGATTCGGAGCTACTATTCTTGCTTATGATAAGTATAAAACCGGATTTGGCGATGCATACGTGCAGGAAGTAAGTCTGGAAACCATTTTTCGACAGGCCGATATTGTGAGTCTCCATGTGCCACTGACGGAAGAAACGCATCATATGGTCAATCATAAGTTCATTCGGTCATTCACGGTGCCGGTATATCTCATCAATACTTCGAGAGGAGCCGTGGTGCACACCCGCGATCTGGTAGAAGCTCTCCGGGAAGAACGTATTGCAGGAGCATGCCTGGATGTGCTGGAAAATGAACGCATCGATCAACTCTCCGAAACAGAAAGAGAGGATTTCCATTATCTGCTGCATCATCCCCGGGTGATCATCACGCCCCATATCGCAGGATATACCCACGAAGCCAGCCTTAAAATGGCCCAGACGGTGTTGCATAAGCTGGGTATCTGA
- the atpF gene encoding F0F1 ATP synthase subunit B encodes MSLLHPDFGLIFWTLVVFLITLFILRKYAWKPILQMLDQREKMIADSIAAAEKVKAEMSQMKLEHEQILAEAKAERSRILREAKQMKEQIIEQAREQAKEEARKIMEEAREAVERQKMAAITDIKNQLGLMAVELSERILRRALADPEKQEAYIKQLVEEVKLN; translated from the coding sequence ATGAGCTTACTTCATCCTGACTTTGGATTGATTTTCTGGACGCTGGTGGTATTCCTCATCACGCTGTTCATTTTACGGAAATATGCGTGGAAACCTATTTTGCAGATGCTCGACCAGCGGGAAAAAATGATTGCCGATTCCATTGCAGCGGCTGAAAAGGTAAAAGCCGAAATGTCGCAGATGAAACTGGAACACGAGCAAATACTGGCCGAAGCCAAAGCCGAACGCAGCCGTATTCTGCGAGAAGCCAAGCAAATGAAGGAACAAATCATAGAACAGGCCAGGGAGCAGGCTAAAGAAGAAGCCCGAAAAATTATGGAAGAAGCTCGCGAAGCCGTAGAACGCCAGAAAATGGCTGCGATTACCGATATCAAAAACCAGCTTGGATTGATGGCTGTTGAGCTTTCCGAACGCATCCTGCGCCGGGCACTTGCCGACCCGGAAAAGCAGGAAGCCTATATCAAACAACTGGTCGAAGAAGTGAAATTGAATTGA